The window catatatatattgaccCACTGGAAGAAGCAGCAGTGGAGATAATGAagtcaaaactgagtgccattatgaacaacgctgcacatcctctctctggcacactaacactgaggactttaagtcaatgaattattcagcagaaacaCAAGTAGAGCTTAGGTGGAAATATGCCTTTATCATGTCTCACTGCAGCTGTGACTGCCCTTTATTCTTTAGCCAAGTTGGAAACttcctttctttttagtaattctgcattgtatttgtttgttaaaatatctgtttatttgtttctttattgagATTctacaaaaagccaaatttccccccttGAGACAAATAAAGCACTAGCTTGTCTAGTCTGATAAACCCGCCTTTATCTTTCTGTATGTCATCAATGTAATATCCACCAAAGAAATGATGCACCAAGGCAGCTGGTGAGTTTTGAGGCTGTGCTGTAAGtattttatatcatttaaaaCTAACTGACTGCTCATtagtcttttctttctttgtgtctATAGCACAAGATATTATACTGAAAAGTTATCGGATTTTTCAATGCTGCTTAAAGTAGTagctaacatactgtatatatcaggccgctgttttgtgtttgttttagtcGTCTGTTCTTGGGGAGAACATCTGAACTACATTGTAATATGAtaaattaagacttttttttatatataaatgtgacCATTTGTACTGATCTTGTAGTCAGCTTGTCCATATGATTTGTTGGGTGCAATCTTTGACACATACTAATGTAAATGAAGGCCAATATGTCCTGACATCACAGATTTTTCTAATGCTGATAGCCAACACTCACACATTTCATGAGGCTAACAACCAGGTAGTCACAAGTACTCGACCCAAAGCAAGACTCTGTGTTCAGTAGATACCAAGTCAGGGTAAATGTTTTAGTGAACTGGAGTCTGAACATTAAACTGACATGTCTGTGCAGATTTCTATATATTTggctacaaaagaaaaaaaacagaaagacaaacCTGAGATGTCCCAGCTATGCCTTCTTCCTAGCGATAAAAGGTCTTTGCAGCACAAAAGCTCATGGTTTGGCAGATGACTTTTGGATTATCGTTGGCAATGATCTCATCGACTAGTCGGCCCAGGAAATTTGAGATAATATTCCTGCAGACTGAACGGAACACAGGCAGTCGGTCACAAACCGTGTGGAGAATGCGAATGACCCCATCCTGAAAATTAAAAGAAGGACACCGCAACACATGGtgatttagtcagtcagtcattatccaacccactatatcctaacaaagggtcacggggtctgctggagccaatcccagccagcacagggtgcaaggcaggaacaaacgccacacccacagcacacactagggacaatttagatcgccaatgcacctaacccgcatgtctttggactgtgggaggaaactggagcacctggtggaaacccacgcacggagagaacatgcaaacttcacgcagggaggacccgggaagtgaacccaggtcacctaactgcgaggcagcagcactaccactgtgccaccgtgccgccccatggtGATTGAATAAGGTGTCAATGAGTGGGACTAGGACAGGTGTTTCCATAATGTACTGTGTCCCTGTAGGTCTGACCACAGAATAACATTTCAAAAGCCTCTTGTCTTTTTCAAGGTAACTGGATATTAAGATCCTGTCCTTGACAACTTTAGGATCATGACAGGACATGGCACCATAAAGACGATTAGCAGGTCTGGGGTTCAAACCCTTGATCTGTGAGGCAGGCAACAGAACCAACCAGGGCATCACTGTATTGCCAACACTTGTAaataattccatccattttcaaagccTACTCAATGCCCTGTGGCATTCCAGGAGGCAACATTGGATTCCATTCCATTTAGGGATTGCACTGACTGTGCAGGATGGCATCAgttttgaaaagaaatgtaattaggAGAAAGTTAAAAGTGTAATCTAGCCACGGTCAACTAGCAAGAGAAGAagaatttagaaaacaaagtCAGTGAGCAAAACCAAAATCATAGTCTGGAAGTATAATAAGAGAGTTGAAAACCAGCATATGCATATAAACTGAGCCAAaagatgtggtcaaaaaaataGAAAGCATTCCATAACCATCAGTGAAAATGATGCCCACAAAGAAATGCAAGAGACTTTTTGATTGACTCCACATGAAGCAGGGCATGTACAACGCTGACCGGCTCGGTAATGATGTCAGACGCTGCCCACTTCCAGCATGAACCCAATGACGCTGGCAGCAgctgaacacatttttaaatcgAGATGGAGAAAATAAAACGGGTCAAATCATAAAGAGCTCCTTTGAGTGCACTTACCTTCGCGGTTCCTGGAGGGACTAATGCTTTCACTTTCCCAACAACATATGTGCATATTCTGCACATTATGAAGTTCGGAGAGGTCACGTTCACCTGTAACACAAACACGCCAGTCAGTTCTTGGATATTTTTGTTGTTCTGACAGCACTTAATAAACATTCATAACCCTCCAGTGTTTATTCATTGCATATCAAATGGAAACAAGTGTTCTGTTCATTTTATGAAGTGGCCTTTATCGGCGTATGACTGAAGTAGCCCTGTTAGTTATGAGACAACTACACACCAGGCTTATTAAAATCACCAATCTATCAGTcatgggaggaaaataaagtctTTGACCCCTGGAGGAAACCAACCTACACAAACATGAGAAGACAAATTGGTCATCAGGATGAGTTCCAAGTGATGtgaggcagcaaaacaacccaTCACATCAACAAGTCGCCGATAGGTTTTCTTTCACACTGTATgccatgttgttttgttgtatgtAGGTTGGAGCTAAATGCACTGATGCATTGATAACTAAAAGTGGAATTCATAACTGAGTCAGTTAGAGAGGTAACACGTTTGAGCTTGAaggttcaagtttattttttaacctgAAAGGAAATGGCTGACCTTGCTGCTCTTTGTATTTTAGTCCATCAAAAAACAGCACAGTATAACACCATTAAAGTTGATCGATACGTCTGTGTGTCGCAAGGGTTTGCAGTTTATTCCAGCAACATGGGTACAAGTCATAAATCTGGTCTGGATGGGACACCATTTCAGCACAGTGTCCAATCACAGATAAGCACAACATTTTTGGAGTTGTGTGAGGCTAAGCTAAGGCAGCTGGAGGAAAACTCACGCAGAAGTGGGCAAACATGAAAACTCTGTGTGGAGAATGATGAAACGAGAGAGTAGAGCAAAGGACAACAATCATGCGCAGGGTCATTCCATCAAAAATGTTACGCTCGTAGACGTGTAAAATCTattcatatttctttaaaaatggaggTGAAACAGTACAATGACTTCTCACATAGTCAACAGAAACAGGAGCTGAGCAAACATCACTATCATTTTAGAAAACATTCAAAACGTCAGCACTCACCTTAGTCACATCACTGCAGACGGACAAGACCAGCTCTTCATAAAACTCATTTTCATCGATGCTGATTTCATTCGCGAGTCTATCAGAGTGCACTTTAAGAGACACTACAAGAAAAGACGTTGGTCTGTTATTGCTTGCAAAAAATCTTAACAAATAAACTGATTACTTTAATCCAGAGGAGAGAATACTTTACAACGAGTAGATCTCCTGAACCCTTCAATTCCGAATTGTAATAATGTCGTTTGCCCCTGTGAAATTCCCTGTGTATTTACAAACCCACCATTAAACCAACACACAGTATGCAAACGTggtgtacatttaattacatatgcataacagtTATAAAAAAATTCCTCAAGTAAGAGTTCTGTGCAAAACTGGATGCATTATGCATCAATAGATCCATtatctttcttctcttcttcttcttttttttttacaacagagTATTCTTGACTATTCTTCATTTATAATTGACGTGTATCAATGTGTGAAGGTTATATAAATGTATCCACAATAAGTCATCACCTTGTGTAACATGCAACGGAATATTCCGTTTAGTTTTACGTTCCACACTTCCCATTCACAAGGCGCCGTATGCCTTGGCAGAGGTTCACCACACCACGGTTGGGTTTTGCCATCCCCAACATGATAGGTTTACTGAAACTATGATTGTCCTGACAATAACTGCATTACCGATTTTGAAACTGAACTGTTGCAATTTTTGACTCTCCGTTATCGTTGCAAAGTGCCGTTTGGGAATGGAACGCTCCAGAAGTGTCAAGGTAAGGCCCAAGCTTGACCAGctgacagtggttctcaaactcagtcctgcagattttgtttttaattgggctCCTTACCTTATTAAACAAGCTGTTACTGTTCTATTGTCCATGTCTTTAGGTGAAAGTAGAAATTACAGAAGtcactcagtcattttctaacccactcagtcatgagcagggtcacaggagcctatcccaggctacatggcaggaacaaaccttggacaggacgccagtcaatcacagggcaaaCGCACAAAAACACCTCAAGCGATTcagtatcgccaatccacctaacccacatgtctttggagcACCCAGAAGActcccatgcagacacggggaggacacgCATGAAGGGAGGACCTCCTTACTGGGAGACggcagcgccaccactgcaccatcgtgccacCCTAATTACAAGTATAAGTTTGGTAAACTTTTATCAGAATGTACCAAGCATTTATGTCAGTTTTATGAAGATAATTTAGCGTCATTTTTAGTTCATCatgatttttattctgcttttccagatgttctggttatttaacccATTGCTTACTAAAGAGCATGTTGGTGAGTCTGATGCTGAAGTAATTTCAGCCTTTTAGTGTCTTTTGCCCGGGTATCTGCTCCGCTTCttgttaattatcattattagattaCAACTAAGGGCTCAAACTACCCAGAAAAAGGCAAAGCAATAggaaacaagaaaagagagagttAAATATAGAAACAtataaacatttctaaatgtctcATGGATAAAGAAATCATATTACTGTGCTTTCTTGAATTCAGAATTAGAGAAGAGGAAAAAGAGCAGCTAATGAAATGAGGTCATTTAGAGGTAAAAtgactggttggaacaaaaacctgcagccacttgggAGTCCACAGCACTAAAGTTGAGATCCACTGGACTAGAAGTACTGAAGAGTGGCGACGTGCTGTAGGTTGatgagacatgcaagtaaaagtCTCATTGCGCTCTGTACAAGTGacaataaaagtaataaagtaCAGTGATGAATAAAGCAAATGAAGTTTACTTGGTATACCCATTGGCATGCATACTGTATGAGTTTAGGCACCAACCTCCTATAACACTGAATTGGATAAATGGATGCTATTTGGAAATAATAGAAGTATATGAGGATTATTCTTACGTGCAACTTACAGATTCCTGAATTTTATTGCATAAGGTTTTAATTCAACTTGTGTGTTTTCTCTTTGAGGTACATGTTGGCCGGtcacattatttaaattggaGCAGCTCAAAGACCATCGTGATGAGTAGCAGTGGACACTCTACTGACAAAACACAAGACATCCATTTACCTCCAATGAAGTCAGCCTCCACACACTGACCTGCTTACGTTTACATCTGTGTTTCATTATTTGGCCGATATctttatccaaagtaacttacaacatttatgatacaattggttccatgcagaccccgtgaccctgtgctaggatatagcaggttggacaatgactgactaactggttccatttcttttggctttccaATGGGTGGACAGGCAGGCCAAGTGACTTGGttagggtcacacagtgccagtagtgggatctgaacccacaatctcagggtttaaagtccaaagccttaaccagtaaTTATGTCCACTAACATTTCAATCAAATATGAATAAGCCAGTTATTATTTATaacatatgcaaaaataaaatacatatgaaAGGAGCAAGTTTACATTATAAATGGGGATGTTTCATATTTGTTATTGCTGTATGTATATTATTCTTTGCAGATACATTCATAATGCCTTTTCAGCTGCCctcattctttcattcatattcAGAAACTACTTATTATAATATAAGTGTGGGGTCTATCCTGACAACATCAGGCACACGGTTTGGTTCTTATTGAACGGGTGTTTGTCAGTTACAGGGAATTCTGAGTTATGTCTGAACGATTTGAGGCTGTCCAGTCTAACTGCACGTCTCACTATGTTGTCAAATCTAGAatacacagaaatacagaaaaatgggGGAAACAGGCAAACATCACATAGACAAGGACCACATTAGCAAATTAAGTCAAATCTCTAGAACTCTGAGGCAGCAACAGTGAACAATACAGGTAAGCCAAGACAAAGCCACCTGTAAAAatagattttctttaaaaaaaggatTAAGAAGACCACCCTGCCTTGGctcatttcattgtgttttttcaaTTGGAAAGACAAGCACTTCAAGCAACAGATGAAGCagatcaaatcaaatgaaatacTTACCTGATGGAGTCAGGAGCATGGCAAACAACGCAAtgtaaatcatcatcatcatcgtcactGTTCAGTTTGGAAGTGCTTCGAGCGCAGCAACTCCAGCTCAGTTGGAAAGCCTTTTATGCTCGAGCAGTGACCACAGAGATTTACAATATTCATGAAGTAGCTGAATGGATGAAGAAATAAAGGAATCCTATCACCCACAAGATGAATCAGTTTGGTCAAAGGCGTCATGACCGTAACAATTCACACATTCATCATGGTCATCGCATATCTGCTTTTTTGCACGTTGTCTGTATTTTCTCATTGAAACTAATGAATTCAGAAAATGCAATCCTAGGCTCTGCACGCAAAATGTTTGtctaaaagttacatttttagatATGTTGTTGTAAAAGAATTCAGCCATTGAGGAGATTTTCTTTGACTTAGTTCATACATCAGGAATGAGAGAGTGGTGATTGCGACACAACTGGCAATTTCTTCACTCTGTAGTTTTTCATATTGTGTCTTTATTTTGTAGAGGGTTTCCCAGAATGATTTGGAGGCACATAATAATGCTGTGTTATCTTATTGCTGTCATAGGGGCAGGTGGAATGGCACGCTCAGGGTCCATCATAAGTAAGAAATTGAATGTGTCTGAACTGGATTTAGCTGAAGATAGAGTCACCCAAGTGCTACTCATATGGCATCCCAGCAGCTCGGTATTCTTGGTTGAGGAGGGCGATCTTCTTTTTTGGTCTCTGCTAGATGCTGATGCTAGGATCCTAGATTTgccaactttatatatttaatctCTGTGTTGATTACTGTACAAGTTCAAAGTCTCAGTGAATAACATCAGCACACCTGAAGGATCCTGTAATCCCCCTCAGTATCTTGCATTG is drawn from Polypterus senegalus isolate Bchr_013 chromosome 15, ASM1683550v1, whole genome shotgun sequence and contains these coding sequences:
- the LOC120516078 gene encoding antimicrobial peptide NK-lysin-like — translated: MMMMIYIALFAMLLTPSVSLKVHSDRLANEISIDENEFYEELVLSVCSDVTKVNVTSPNFIMCRICTYVVGKVKALVPPGTAKDGVIRILHTVCDRLPVFRSVCRNIISNFLGRLVDEIIANDNPKVICQTMSFCAAKTFYR